A genomic window from Phoenix dactylifera cultivar Barhee BC4 unplaced genomic scaffold, palm_55x_up_171113_PBpolish2nd_filt_p 000820F, whole genome shotgun sequence includes:
- the LOC103716782 gene encoding splicing factor YJU2-like isoform X1 — protein MGERKVLNKYYPPDFDPAKIPRRRQPKNQQIKVRMMLPMSIRCNTCGTYIYKGTKFNSRKEDVIGDTYLGIQIFRFYFKCTRCSAEIAFKTDPQNSDYVVESGASRNFEPWREEEEAVEKEKKKSAAEEMGDAMKSLENRAVDSKRDMDILAALEEMRLMKSRHATVSVDMMLETLRRSAYDKEQKIAEEFDKADEELIKSIAFPGSQNYVQRIQDDEDEDLDEDFGQSSSNPCKLPDDNLKGKSNSELSSTVEKTNKFLNKKQYF, from the exons atgggagaGCGCAAGGTGTTGAACAAATACTACCCGCCGGACTTTGATCCGGCGAAGATCCCACGGCGGCGGCAGCCTAAGAACCAACAGATCAAGGTTCGTATGATGCTTCCCATGAGCATCCGCTGCAATACCTGTGGCACCTACATCTACAAGGGCACCAAGTTCAATTCCCGCAAAGAAGATGTCATCGGAGAT ACTTATCTGGGAATTCAGATTTTTCGGTTCTACTTCAAATGCACCAGATGCTCAGCTGAAATTGCATTCAAAACAGATCCTCAGAATTCGGACTATGTTGTTGAATCCGGAGCATCCCGAAATTTTGAGCCTTGGCGGGAAGAGGAAGAA GCagtagaaaaagagaagaagaaaagtgcTGCTGAAGAGATGGGGGATGCGATGAAGTCACTGGAAAACAGAGCGGTGGATTCAAAGAGAGATATGGACATACTTGCAGCACTAGAAGAAATGAGGTTGATGAAG TCAAGACATGCAACTGTGAGTGTCGATATGATGCTAGAGACTCTAAGGCGTTCAGCCTACGACAAG GAGCAAAAAATTGCAGAGGAGTTTGATAAAGCAGATGAAGAACTGATCAAATCAATTGCTTTTCCT GGTTCACAAAATTATGTCCAGCGTATACAGGATGATGAAGATGAGGATCTAGATGAGGACTTTGGCCAGTCATCTTCCAATCCATGCAAGTTACCAGATGATAATTTAAAG GGGAAAAGTAATTCAGAACTCTCAAGCACAGTGGAAAAAACCAACAAATTCCTTAACAAAAAGCAGTATTTTTAA
- the LOC103716782 gene encoding splicing factor YJU2-like isoform X3 has product MGERKVLNKYYPPDFDPAKIPRRRQPKNQQIKVRMMLPMSIRCNTCGTYIYKGTKFNSRKEDVIGDTYLGIQIFRFYFKCTRCSAEIAFKTDPQNSDYVVESGASRNFEPWREEEEAVEKEKKKSAAEEMGDAMKSLENRAVDSKRDMDILAALEEMRLMKSRHATVSVDMMLETLRRSAYDKEQKIAEEFDKADEELIKSIAFPGSQNYVQRIQDDEDEDLDEDFGQSSSNPCKLPDDNLKFKFNVV; this is encoded by the exons atgggagaGCGCAAGGTGTTGAACAAATACTACCCGCCGGACTTTGATCCGGCGAAGATCCCACGGCGGCGGCAGCCTAAGAACCAACAGATCAAGGTTCGTATGATGCTTCCCATGAGCATCCGCTGCAATACCTGTGGCACCTACATCTACAAGGGCACCAAGTTCAATTCCCGCAAAGAAGATGTCATCGGAGAT ACTTATCTGGGAATTCAGATTTTTCGGTTCTACTTCAAATGCACCAGATGCTCAGCTGAAATTGCATTCAAAACAGATCCTCAGAATTCGGACTATGTTGTTGAATCCGGAGCATCCCGAAATTTTGAGCCTTGGCGGGAAGAGGAAGAA GCagtagaaaaagagaagaagaaaagtgcTGCTGAAGAGATGGGGGATGCGATGAAGTCACTGGAAAACAGAGCGGTGGATTCAAAGAGAGATATGGACATACTTGCAGCACTAGAAGAAATGAGGTTGATGAAG TCAAGACATGCAACTGTGAGTGTCGATATGATGCTAGAGACTCTAAGGCGTTCAGCCTACGACAAG GAGCAAAAAATTGCAGAGGAGTTTGATAAAGCAGATGAAGAACTGATCAAATCAATTGCTTTTCCT GGTTCACAAAATTATGTCCAGCGTATACAGGATGATGAAGATGAGGATCTAGATGAGGACTTTGGCCAGTCATCTTCCAATCCATGCAAGTTACCAGATGATAATTTAAAG TTCAAATTCAACGTTGTTTGA
- the LOC103716782 gene encoding splicing factor YJU2-like isoform X4, with translation MGERKVLNKYYPPDFDPAKIPRRRQPKNQQIKVRMMLPMSIRCNTCGTYIYKGTKFNSRKEDVIGDTYLGIQIFRFYFKCTRCSAEIAFKTDPQNSDYVVESGASRNFEPWREEEEAVEKEKKKSAAEEMGDAMKSLENRAVDSKRDMDILAALEEMRLMKSRHATVSVDMMLETLRRSAYDKEQKIAEEFDKADEELIKSIAFPGSQNYVQRIQDDEDEDLDEDFGQSSSNPCKLPDDNLKGCLST, from the exons atgggagaGCGCAAGGTGTTGAACAAATACTACCCGCCGGACTTTGATCCGGCGAAGATCCCACGGCGGCGGCAGCCTAAGAACCAACAGATCAAGGTTCGTATGATGCTTCCCATGAGCATCCGCTGCAATACCTGTGGCACCTACATCTACAAGGGCACCAAGTTCAATTCCCGCAAAGAAGATGTCATCGGAGAT ACTTATCTGGGAATTCAGATTTTTCGGTTCTACTTCAAATGCACCAGATGCTCAGCTGAAATTGCATTCAAAACAGATCCTCAGAATTCGGACTATGTTGTTGAATCCGGAGCATCCCGAAATTTTGAGCCTTGGCGGGAAGAGGAAGAA GCagtagaaaaagagaagaagaaaagtgcTGCTGAAGAGATGGGGGATGCGATGAAGTCACTGGAAAACAGAGCGGTGGATTCAAAGAGAGATATGGACATACTTGCAGCACTAGAAGAAATGAGGTTGATGAAG TCAAGACATGCAACTGTGAGTGTCGATATGATGCTAGAGACTCTAAGGCGTTCAGCCTACGACAAG GAGCAAAAAATTGCAGAGGAGTTTGATAAAGCAGATGAAGAACTGATCAAATCAATTGCTTTTCCT GGTTCACAAAATTATGTCCAGCGTATACAGGATGATGAAGATGAGGATCTAGATGAGGACTTTGGCCAGTCATCTTCCAATCCATGCAAGTTACCAGATGATAATTTAAAG GGATGCTTGAGCACATAA
- the LOC103716782 gene encoding splicing factor YJU2-like isoform X2, with product MGERKVLNKYYPPDFDPAKIPRRRQPKNQQIKVRMMLPMSIRCNTCGTYIYKGTKFNSRKEDVIGDTYLGIQIFRFYFKCTRCSAEIAFKTDPQNSDYVVESGASRNFEPWREEEEAVEKEKKKSAAEEMGDAMKSLENRAVDSKRDMDILAALEEMRLMKSRHATVSVDMMLETLRRSAYDKEQKIAEEFDKADEELIKSIAFPGSQNYVQRIQDDEDEDLDEDFGQSSSNPCKLPDDNLKELQVGALQLPCRSLY from the exons atgggagaGCGCAAGGTGTTGAACAAATACTACCCGCCGGACTTTGATCCGGCGAAGATCCCACGGCGGCGGCAGCCTAAGAACCAACAGATCAAGGTTCGTATGATGCTTCCCATGAGCATCCGCTGCAATACCTGTGGCACCTACATCTACAAGGGCACCAAGTTCAATTCCCGCAAAGAAGATGTCATCGGAGAT ACTTATCTGGGAATTCAGATTTTTCGGTTCTACTTCAAATGCACCAGATGCTCAGCTGAAATTGCATTCAAAACAGATCCTCAGAATTCGGACTATGTTGTTGAATCCGGAGCATCCCGAAATTTTGAGCCTTGGCGGGAAGAGGAAGAA GCagtagaaaaagagaagaagaaaagtgcTGCTGAAGAGATGGGGGATGCGATGAAGTCACTGGAAAACAGAGCGGTGGATTCAAAGAGAGATATGGACATACTTGCAGCACTAGAAGAAATGAGGTTGATGAAG TCAAGACATGCAACTGTGAGTGTCGATATGATGCTAGAGACTCTAAGGCGTTCAGCCTACGACAAG GAGCAAAAAATTGCAGAGGAGTTTGATAAAGCAGATGAAGAACTGATCAAATCAATTGCTTTTCCT GGTTCACAAAATTATGTCCAGCGTATACAGGATGATGAAGATGAGGATCTAGATGAGGACTTTGGCCAGTCATCTTCCAATCCATGCAAGTTACCAGATGATAATTTAAAG GAACTTCAGGTGGGGGCTCTTCAGTTACCATGCCGAAGTTTATATTGA
- the LOC120107298 gene encoding L10-interacting MYB domain-containing protein-like, producing the protein MSKKSQHTLAGPSTQDEKKRKAIWNEKLIEEFIDICIGEVEAGNRPGTHFNRLGWANIIKKFNEKTGNQYDYKKFKNKWDNLKANWSIWMKLVGKETGLGWDPVRNTIDAPDAWWEKKLQEIPDAAKFRERGLQHANKIG; encoded by the exons ATGTCTAAGAAGAGCCAACATACCCTTGCTGGTCCATCAACCCAagatgagaagaagaggaaggccaTTTGGAATGAAAAATTGATAGAGGAGTTTATCGATATATGTATTGGTGAAGTTGAAGCTGGTAATCGCCCAGGAACACATTTCAATAGGTTAGGGTGGGCcaatataattaagaaattcaaTGAGAAGACTGGAAATCAATATGactacaaaaaatttaaaaataagtgGGATAACCTGAAAGCAAATTGGAGCATTTGGATGAAATTGGTGGGAAAGGAAACAGGACTTGGATGGGATCCTGTTAGAAATACAATAGATGCACCAGATGCATGgtgggaaaaaaaattgcag GAGATTCCTGATGCAGCTAAGTTTCGAGAACGTGGTCTACAACATGCCAATAAAATTGGATAG